In Polynucleobacter sp. TUM22923, one genomic interval encodes:
- the surE gene encoding 5'/3'-nucleotidase SurE, with protein sequence MDKSLKQPHILISNDDGYLAPGLLALVNAIRPLGRVTVIAPEQNHSGASNSLTLSRPLSIHRVAGGERDGFMFINGTPTDCVHIAMTGFLDEKPDLVVSGINQGENMGEDTLYSGTVAAAVEGVMFGVPGVAFSQIDRGWNLVDDAAKAAHDIVAQMLASKLAHTEGAATLLNVNIPNRPYADLGRWRVTRLGNRHHSQPVVVQKSPRGDEIYWIGAAGDAKDRSEGTDFHAINEGCISITPMQLDLTHHARLAALRANGWDRG encoded by the coding sequence ATGGATAAATCTTTGAAGCAACCGCATATTTTAATTTCAAATGATGACGGCTATCTTGCGCCTGGTCTACTTGCTTTAGTTAATGCGATTCGTCCACTAGGACGAGTAACCGTTATTGCTCCTGAGCAAAACCATAGCGGCGCTTCTAATTCATTGACCTTATCAAGGCCTTTATCGATACATCGCGTGGCTGGTGGAGAGCGCGATGGATTTATGTTCATCAATGGCACGCCAACGGATTGTGTTCATATTGCCATGACTGGTTTTTTGGATGAGAAGCCCGATTTAGTTGTTTCAGGCATCAACCAAGGCGAGAATATGGGCGAAGATACTCTGTATTCAGGCACTGTCGCAGCTGCTGTCGAAGGTGTTATGTTTGGTGTTCCCGGAGTGGCTTTTTCACAAATCGACAGGGGCTGGAATTTAGTTGATGATGCCGCTAAAGCTGCACACGATATTGTTGCGCAAATGCTGGCGTCTAAGCTCGCTCACACTGAGGGGGCCGCTACTTTGCTCAACGTCAATATTCCGAATCGGCCCTACGCCGATCTTGGTCGTTGGCGCGTGACGCGTTTAGGTAATCGCCATCATTCACAGCCAGTGGTGGTGCAAAAGAGTCCCCGAGGTGATGAAATTTACTGGATCGGGGCTGCAGGTGATGCTAAAGATCGCTCGGAGGGTACTGATTTTCATGCCATCAACGAGGGATGCATCTCGATAACACCGATGCAATTAGACTTGACGCACCATGCCCGTTTAGCCGCATTGCGTGCCAATGGATGGGATCGCGGTTGA
- a CDS encoding 3'-5' exonuclease, with protein MATVLVFDIETIPDVAGLRRLNDYPDSLSDAEVANKAMSERLEKTGSDFLPLYLQRICAISCVIRRTTKEGSPQIKVGTLGNPDDDEKVLIQTFFELVEKYTPQLVSWNGSGFDLPVLHYRALANHIQAPRYWEMGESQENDSREFKWNNYISRYHMRHLDLMDLLAKFNGRANAPLDGLAKLCGFPGKMGMDGSQVWPAYQDGRIKEIRQYCETDVVNTYLMYCRFQLLRGGFSLAEYENEIIFVKTYLEGLSKEPNGVQWQEYLLGFALDA; from the coding sequence ATGGCAACTGTTCTCGTATTTGATATTGAGACTATTCCGGATGTGGCCGGCCTTCGTCGACTCAATGATTACCCAGATTCCTTATCAGATGCTGAGGTGGCTAATAAAGCTATGTCAGAACGCCTTGAGAAAACAGGCAGTGATTTTCTGCCTCTATATTTACAGCGCATCTGCGCTATCTCTTGTGTTATTCGTCGAACTACTAAAGAGGGTAGCCCCCAAATTAAAGTTGGCACTTTGGGCAACCCTGACGATGATGAGAAGGTGTTGATTCAAACTTTCTTTGAGCTTGTTGAAAAGTACACGCCACAATTAGTCTCTTGGAATGGCAGTGGCTTTGATTTGCCAGTACTCCATTACCGCGCATTAGCAAATCACATTCAAGCGCCACGCTATTGGGAAATGGGTGAGAGTCAGGAAAACGATAGTCGCGAGTTTAAGTGGAACAACTACATTAGCCGCTACCACATGCGCCACTTAGACCTAATGGATTTATTGGCAAAATTTAATGGACGCGCTAATGCTCCATTAGATGGTTTGGCTAAGCTCTGTGGATTTCCTGGAAAGATGGGAATGGATGGTAGTCAAGTTTGGCCTGCATACCAAGATGGCAGGATTAAAGAGATTCGCCAGTACTGTGAAACAGATGTGGTCAATACTTATTTAATGTACTGTCGCTTTCAACTTCTGCGAGGGGGTTTTTCATTAGCGGAGTATGAGAATGAAATTATTTTCGTTAAGACCTATTTAGAGGGTCTCTCCAAAGAGCCTAACGGAGTTCAGTGGCAAGAATATCTCTTAGGATTTGCATTGGATGCGTAG
- the hisS gene encoding histidine--tRNA ligase produces MNDLLPADAAAWAHLEHVLRDLTRAYGYEFLRTPIVEATAVFQRGIGEVTDIVEKEMYSFEDRLNGEQLTLRPEGTAAVVRSVVENNLLYEGPKRIWYAGPMFRHERPQRGRYRQFHQFGIEALGFAGPDIDAEIILMGQRLWDELGLIGVRLEINSLGQANERAEHRTALLAYFEKNHAQLDEDSQRRLLSNPLRILDSKNPAMQELIEGAPKLLDFLGAESLQHFEAVQALLKANNIPCKINPRLVRGLDYYNLTVFEWITEELGAQGTIAGGGRYDPLIERMGGKAAPACGWAMGMERVLELMKVSGSLPEPLAQCDAFVLHQGGETLTAALIVAERLRSAGIDVILFCPPDGQTASFKSQMKKADASGATYAIIIGPDELAANEVQIKNLRTSGEQKAVPLDSVVDAIIDAIVGA; encoded by the coding sequence ATGAATGACTTATTACCGGCAGATGCTGCGGCATGGGCACACCTAGAGCATGTGTTGCGTGACTTAACGCGCGCATATGGTTATGAGTTTTTGCGCACACCGATTGTTGAGGCCACCGCTGTATTTCAACGGGGTATTGGTGAGGTAACCGATATTGTTGAAAAGGAGATGTATTCCTTTGAAGATCGATTGAATGGGGAGCAGCTAACCTTACGTCCCGAAGGAACGGCTGCAGTTGTTCGTTCGGTCGTAGAAAATAATTTGCTTTACGAGGGCCCTAAGCGCATTTGGTACGCCGGGCCGATGTTTCGCCACGAGCGTCCACAACGTGGGCGATATCGCCAGTTTCATCAATTTGGTATTGAGGCCTTGGGATTTGCTGGCCCTGATATTGATGCTGAAATCATCCTCATGGGTCAAAGACTTTGGGATGAGCTAGGATTAATCGGTGTGCGCTTAGAGATTAATTCTCTGGGTCAGGCAAATGAGCGCGCCGAACATCGCACCGCTTTGCTTGCTTACTTCGAAAAAAATCATGCGCAACTAGATGAAGATTCCCAACGTCGCTTACTGAGTAATCCTTTGCGAATTCTGGATTCTAAAAATCCAGCGATGCAAGAATTAATCGAAGGAGCTCCAAAGTTACTTGATTTTTTAGGTGCCGAGTCTCTCCAGCATTTTGAAGCAGTGCAGGCCCTACTTAAAGCAAACAATATCCCCTGCAAAATTAATCCGCGTTTAGTGCGAGGTTTGGACTATTACAACCTGACCGTATTTGAGTGGATTACTGAAGAGTTGGGTGCGCAAGGAACGATTGCTGGGGGCGGACGATACGACCCCCTGATCGAGCGTATGGGCGGGAAGGCTGCTCCTGCTTGTGGCTGGGCGATGGGGATGGAGCGGGTATTGGAGCTAATGAAGGTATCCGGTTCGTTACCAGAGCCGCTAGCGCAATGCGATGCGTTTGTCTTGCACCAGGGCGGAGAAACCCTAACGGCTGCCTTAATTGTTGCGGAGCGCCTACGTAGCGCTGGAATTGATGTGATTTTGTTCTGCCCGCCAGATGGACAAACCGCGAGCTTTAAGTCACAAATGAAAAAGGCTGATGCGAGTGGGGCAACCTATGCCATCATCATCGGACCTGATGAATTAGCGGCAAATGAAGTTCAGATCAAGAATCTGCGCACTAGTGGTGAGCAAAAGGCCGTTCCCCTAGATAGCGTTGTAGATGCAATAATTGACGCTATTGTGGGCGCCTGA
- the ndk gene encoding nucleoside-diphosphate kinase — MAIERTLSIIKPDAVAKNVIGKIYDRFESAGLKIVASRMAHLSQNEAEQFYGVHKDRPFFKDLVSFMISGPVMIQALEGEGAIAKNRDLMGATDPKKAEKGTIRADFADSIDANAVHGSDAPETAAVEIAFFFPGMNVFNR; from the coding sequence ATGGCTATTGAACGCACCCTATCTATCATCAAACCTGATGCTGTCGCAAAGAACGTTATTGGTAAGATCTACGATCGTTTTGAATCCGCTGGTTTGAAGATCGTTGCTTCCAGAATGGCGCACTTGTCACAAAACGAAGCTGAGCAGTTCTATGGTGTGCATAAAGATCGTCCTTTCTTCAAGGACTTAGTGAGCTTCATGATTTCTGGTCCTGTCATGATTCAGGCATTAGAGGGAGAAGGCGCAATTGCTAAAAACCGTGACCTGATGGGCGCTACCGATCCAAAAAAGGCCGAAAAGGGTACGATCCGTGCTGATTTCGCTGATAGTATTGATGCCAACGCAGTGCATGGTTCAGATGCTCCAGAAACGGCTGCTGTGGAAATCGCCTTCTTTTTCCCTGGCATGAATGTGTTTAATCGCTAA
- the rlmD gene encoding 23S rRNA (uracil(1939)-C(5))-methyltransferase RlmD has translation MRRGEKPVHIEVTEPICIESLDLDAQGIARLAPNEVELAEGQSGKVIFIQGALPTELVTYVVTREKARFSKARVLNILKPAVFRAAPKCKAFGVCGGCTMQHLDIRAQIAMKQRVLEDDLKHIAKVSPEEILRPMGGPAWEYRHRARLSVVNRSIKKGTVLVGFHEGKSGYVADMLACEILPKHVSDLLPDLRKLVMGLSIVDRMPQIELAVGEAAEPDSSDLQKSKPVTALVFRILNPLTAADEQLLRDFADQYQVWIWLQTKGIETVTPFYPATGKLCYRLPEFEIEMPFKPADFTQVNHLMNRALVSRAIRLLEIKSTDRVLDLFCGIGNFTLPLARRSQSVLGIEGLASLTTRAQENAIHNDLADKASFRQSDLFEVTAETIASWGRADRWLMDPPREGAMEICQALASLHQQRSDLVPQRIVYVSCNPKTLARDTEILCHHAGYVLKSAGIVNMFPHTSHVESMAVFGRA, from the coding sequence ATGCGTAGAGGTGAAAAGCCAGTGCACATTGAAGTCACTGAACCCATTTGTATTGAATCTCTGGATCTTGATGCGCAAGGCATTGCTAGGCTAGCACCCAATGAGGTAGAGCTTGCAGAAGGTCAAAGTGGTAAGGTCATTTTTATTCAAGGGGCCTTGCCAACTGAATTAGTTACCTATGTAGTTACCCGTGAAAAAGCCCGCTTTAGTAAGGCCAGGGTTCTCAACATACTTAAACCGGCAGTGTTTAGAGCGGCACCAAAATGTAAGGCATTTGGAGTCTGTGGTGGCTGCACTATGCAGCATTTAGATATTCGGGCTCAGATTGCAATGAAGCAGCGTGTGCTTGAGGATGATTTAAAGCATATTGCTAAAGTTTCCCCGGAGGAAATTTTGCGCCCTATGGGTGGCCCCGCTTGGGAATATCGTCATCGCGCGCGATTAAGTGTGGTCAATCGCTCGATTAAAAAAGGCACTGTGTTGGTGGGCTTTCATGAGGGCAAGAGTGGTTACGTTGCCGATATGTTAGCTTGCGAGATTTTGCCTAAGCATGTCTCCGACTTACTGCCCGACTTACGTAAATTAGTAATGGGTTTGTCGATCGTCGACCGTATGCCTCAAATTGAATTAGCGGTAGGTGAGGCTGCGGAACCTGATTCCAGCGACTTACAAAAATCTAAACCAGTGACAGCGCTGGTATTTCGTATTCTGAATCCATTGACTGCGGCGGATGAGCAATTGCTGAGAGATTTTGCAGATCAGTACCAGGTCTGGATCTGGTTACAAACCAAAGGAATTGAAACGGTTACCCCGTTCTATCCTGCAACGGGCAAGCTTTGCTATCGCTTACCCGAGTTTGAGATTGAGATGCCTTTTAAGCCGGCGGACTTTACTCAGGTCAATCATCTAATGAATCGAGCCTTAGTCAGTAGGGCTATCCGATTGCTAGAAATTAAATCCACTGACCGTGTACTGGATTTATTTTGTGGCATTGGTAACTTTACACTCCCCCTAGCAAGACGCTCACAGAGTGTATTGGGCATCGAGGGATTGGCGAGTTTAACAACTAGAGCGCAAGAAAATGCCATACATAACGACTTAGCTGATAAAGCTAGTTTTAGGCAAAGTGATTTATTTGAAGTGACCGCAGAGACAATCGCTTCATGGGGTAGGGCGGATCGCTGGCTCATGGATCCCCCGCGTGAAGGGGCTATGGAAATTTGCCAAGCATTGGCTAGCCTGCATCAGCAAAGGAGCGATCTTGTTCCTCAGCGCATTGTGTATGTGTCTTGTAACCCAAAAACCCTGGCCAGGGATACCGAGATTCTGTGCCATCACGCTGGCTATGTTCTCAAAAGTGCGGGCATCGTCAACATGTTTCCCCATACTTCGCACGTAGAATCAATGGCAGTATTTGGTAGGGCCTAA
- the rlmN gene encoding 23S rRNA (adenine(2503)-C(2))-methyltransferase RlmN yields the protein MTSPRVNLLDFDADQMAAYVAGLNEKPFRAKQLMQWIHQRGVSNINDMSDLAKTFRTTLLDKAEITSLPVLKDEHATDGTRKWLLDVGAGNAVESVFIPEDGRGTLCISSQAGCAVNCRFCSTGHQGFSRNLTAGEIIGQLWFAEHLLRNDPNAVRRIEEFPTPGWEHTGRVISNVVMMGMGEPLLNYDNVVTALKLMLDDRAYGLSRRRVTVSTSGVVPMIDRLAQDCPVALAVSLHAPNDALRDQLVPLNQKYPLKELLAACERYLPFAPRDFLTFEYCMLDGINDSDIQAKELVRLLKDIKCKINLIPFNPFPESGLKRSTAQRIHAFVNILLEAGMVATVRKTRGDDIAAACGQLAGDVVDRTRVRERAVHDSEIIQSEQPIHWLNKLDD from the coding sequence TTGACCTCCCCGCGCGTAAATCTCCTAGATTTTGATGCCGACCAAATGGCGGCATATGTCGCGGGGTTGAATGAAAAGCCCTTTCGGGCGAAGCAACTCATGCAGTGGATACACCAACGCGGTGTATCCAATATTAATGACATGAGTGATCTGGCAAAAACCTTTAGAACAACCTTGCTTGATAAAGCAGAGATTACTTCGCTTCCTGTTTTAAAAGATGAGCATGCAACAGATGGCACTCGCAAGTGGTTGCTTGATGTTGGGGCTGGTAATGCCGTTGAGTCAGTATTTATTCCAGAAGATGGTCGAGGCACTTTGTGCATATCTTCGCAAGCGGGATGCGCTGTTAATTGCCGCTTTTGCTCAACGGGCCATCAAGGGTTCTCGCGCAACCTTACAGCCGGTGAAATTATTGGCCAGCTGTGGTTCGCTGAACATCTGCTGCGTAACGATCCCAATGCAGTTCGCCGTATAGAGGAGTTTCCAACACCGGGTTGGGAGCATACGGGCCGCGTGATTTCTAACGTTGTAATGATGGGCATGGGCGAGCCTCTACTCAATTACGATAATGTCGTTACTGCATTAAAGTTAATGCTGGACGATCGTGCCTATGGATTATCACGACGTCGTGTTACCGTATCCACCTCTGGTGTTGTACCGATGATTGATCGCTTAGCGCAAGATTGCCCAGTTGCCTTAGCGGTCTCTTTACATGCCCCTAATGACGCGTTACGGGATCAGCTTGTTCCGCTCAATCAAAAATATCCCCTTAAAGAATTGCTGGCTGCCTGTGAGCGCTATCTTCCATTCGCACCTAGAGATTTTTTAACCTTTGAATACTGCATGCTCGATGGTATCAATGACTCAGATATTCAGGCAAAAGAATTAGTACGCTTGCTTAAAGATATTAAGTGCAAGATCAATCTCATTCCCTTCAATCCATTCCCAGAGTCTGGCTTGAAACGCTCAACAGCCCAGCGGATTCATGCTTTTGTCAACATCTTGCTTGAGGCTGGAATGGTGGCTACGGTTCGTAAAACGCGCGGTGATGATATCGCTGCTGCCTGCGGTCAATTGGCAGGTGATGTAGTTGATCGTACGAGAGTGCGTGAGCGCGCTGTGCATGACTCTGAAATTATTCAGTCAGAGCAGCCTATCCATTGGCTCAATAAATTAGATGACTAA
- the ispG gene encoding flavodoxin-dependent (E)-4-hydroxy-3-methylbut-2-enyl-diphosphate synthase, producing the protein MTKLAPLPLGPSPKRLTRQSTIAWKTNVITVGGDAPVRVQSMTNTDTADAVGTAIQVKELARAGSEMVRITVDTPAAAAAVPYIREQLDKMDVLVPLIGDFHYNGHTLLMDFPECAMALSKYRINPGNVGKGAKRDPQFAQMIEAACKYDKPIRIGVNWGSLDQDLLASIMDSNAALANPKTAQEVMIESLIQSALQSAEKAVEYGMNPNQIMLSCKVSNVQDLVAVYRDLSRRSDYPLHLGLTEAGMGSKGIVSSTAAMGILLQEGIGDTIRVSLTPDPGAPRENEVIVAQEILQTMGLRNFTPMVIACPGCGRTTSTTFQELAANIQSYLRQQMPLWKKTHPGVEAMNVAVMGCIVNGPGESKHANIGISLPGTGETPAAPVFVDGVKVKTLRGDNIAHDFQAIVDEYVNLHYAPR; encoded by the coding sequence ATGACTAAGTTAGCACCTCTACCTCTAGGTCCGTCCCCTAAGCGCTTAACTCGCCAATCAACGATTGCGTGGAAAACAAATGTGATTACGGTTGGTGGCGATGCACCCGTTCGGGTTCAGTCAATGACAAATACCGATACAGCAGATGCCGTTGGGACTGCCATACAGGTAAAGGAGTTGGCGCGTGCTGGCTCTGAAATGGTGCGCATTACGGTAGACACACCTGCCGCTGCCGCTGCCGTGCCGTATATCCGCGAGCAGTTAGACAAGATGGATGTTTTGGTGCCATTGATTGGTGATTTTCATTACAACGGCCACACCTTACTCATGGACTTTCCGGAGTGCGCTATGGCCTTATCTAAGTACCGCATTAACCCAGGAAATGTGGGCAAGGGCGCTAAGCGTGATCCCCAATTTGCCCAAATGATCGAGGCGGCCTGCAAATATGACAAGCCGATTCGGATTGGCGTGAACTGGGGTAGTTTGGATCAAGATTTGTTGGCGAGCATTATGGATAGCAATGCTGCCTTGGCTAACCCGAAGACAGCGCAAGAGGTGATGATTGAGTCTTTGATTCAGTCCGCACTACAGTCAGCCGAAAAAGCTGTTGAATACGGCATGAATCCCAATCAAATTATGTTGTCCTGCAAAGTTAGTAATGTGCAGGATTTAGTTGCAGTGTATCGAGATCTCTCCCGTCGCTCTGATTACCCATTACATTTGGGTTTAACAGAAGCCGGCATGGGCAGCAAAGGGATTGTTTCTTCAACGGCAGCGATGGGCATTTTGCTTCAAGAGGGCATTGGTGACACGATTCGTGTTTCATTGACGCCAGACCCCGGGGCACCCCGCGAGAATGAAGTCATTGTGGCTCAAGAGATTTTGCAAACGATGGGCTTGCGTAATTTCACGCCAATGGTGATTGCCTGCCCTGGTTGCGGCAGAACCACTAGCACTACTTTCCAAGAACTTGCTGCCAATATTCAGTCTTACCTACGTCAACAAATGCCGTTATGGAAAAAGACGCATCCAGGAGTTGAGGCGATGAATGTGGCGGTGATGGGCTGTATTGTTAACGGCCCTGGTGAAAGCAAACATGCCAATATCGGCATTTCTTTGCCCGGCACTGGCGAAACTCCAGCCGCCCCCGTGTTCGTAGATGGCGTTAAAGTGAAGACCTTGAGGGGCGATAACATTGCGCATGATTTTCAGGCGATCGTAGATGAATACGTCAACTTGCATTACGCGCCAAGATAA
- a CDS encoding Bax inhibitor-1 family protein — translation MSDLNSYGFGQTGSISTPQIRNRVLRNTYALLALSMVPTVIGAWLGVALGLNFMKSSPFMGFIVFMAIAFGFFWAIEKNKETGLGVLLLLGFTFFMGIMMSGLVGYTLNSYSNGATLIMLAFGGTAAIFAVMATIATVSKSDFSGMGKWLMVGVLLLIVASLANIWLQLPALMLTVMVLAIGIFSAFILVDVQRIINGGETNYIMATLAIYLDVYNIFTNLLALLGIVGGDRD, via the coding sequence ATGAGCGATCTAAACTCTTACGGCTTCGGGCAAACCGGCTCGATTAGCACCCCCCAGATACGTAACCGCGTACTGCGTAATACCTACGCTCTTTTAGCGCTATCAATGGTTCCTACTGTCATTGGGGCCTGGCTTGGCGTTGCTTTGGGCCTAAACTTCATGAAAAGTAGCCCTTTTATGGGTTTCATCGTATTTATGGCGATTGCTTTTGGCTTTTTCTGGGCAATCGAGAAGAATAAAGAAACCGGTCTAGGCGTTCTCTTGCTACTGGGCTTCACCTTCTTTATGGGCATCATGATGTCCGGCTTAGTGGGCTACACCCTTAATAGCTACAGTAATGGTGCGACATTGATTATGCTGGCCTTTGGTGGTACGGCAGCCATTTTTGCAGTAATGGCAACCATTGCCACGGTCAGTAAAAGCGATTTTTCTGGCATGGGCAAATGGCTCATGGTTGGTGTTCTACTCTTGATCGTAGCTTCCCTAGCGAATATCTGGCTACAGTTACCAGCCCTGATGTTGACAGTAATGGTACTGGCTATCGGTATCTTCTCTGCCTTCATTTTGGTGGACGTCCAGCGCATTATCAATGGCGGTGAAACCAATTACATCATGGCCACCTTAGCTATCTACCTAGATGTGTACAACATCTTCACTAACTTACTCGCATTATTGGGTATCGTTGGAGGCGACCGAGACTAA
- a CDS encoding peptidoglycan DD-metalloendopeptidase family protein: protein MNNPLKSMTKLLLIPFAIVAMLLNAGCTTPRAKPASVVERSSASSEPTPPGYYRVKKGDTLARIALDNGQAPRDVAQWNNMANPNQIEVGDLILVKPPAGSKSAMRASGSNAPMTPVTPAVKPTASGDSPKADSAKADLAKSDPTKDIVAEPGIRLSWPAKGKVIDDFNDKTKGIDIAGKLGDPVSAASEGKVVYAGNSLRGYGNLVIIKHDNTYLTAYAHNRALLVKEGDAVKKGQKIAEMGDTDTNAVKLHFELRVNGKPVNPAPYLQ, encoded by the coding sequence ATGAACAACCCATTGAAGTCCATGACTAAATTACTTCTGATTCCATTTGCCATAGTAGCTATGCTGCTAAATGCAGGCTGCACCACTCCACGTGCTAAACCTGCATCAGTAGTTGAGCGCTCCAGCGCCTCCAGTGAGCCTACCCCACCAGGCTATTACCGCGTCAAAAAAGGGGACACCTTAGCCCGTATCGCCTTGGATAATGGGCAGGCACCACGCGATGTAGCTCAATGGAACAATATGGCCAATCCCAATCAGATTGAAGTAGGCGATTTGATTTTGGTGAAGCCCCCAGCAGGCTCTAAATCTGCAATGAGGGCGAGTGGATCGAATGCACCAATGACTCCAGTTACCCCAGCAGTTAAGCCGACTGCGTCTGGCGATAGTCCCAAGGCAGATTCTGCTAAGGCTGATCTTGCCAAGTCTGATCCTACAAAAGATATTGTGGCTGAGCCCGGCATTCGTTTGTCATGGCCCGCAAAAGGTAAAGTCATAGACGACTTTAACGATAAGACAAAAGGCATTGATATTGCCGGTAAATTGGGTGATCCTGTAAGTGCTGCCTCTGAGGGCAAGGTCGTTTACGCTGGCAATAGTTTGCGTGGTTATGGCAATCTAGTCATCATCAAACATGACAATACCTATTTAACTGCTTATGCCCACAACCGCGCACTTCTGGTGAAGGAAGGCGATGCTGTTAAAAAAGGGCAAAAAATTGCCGAGATGGGTGATACCGATACGAATGCAGTAAAGCTTCATTTTGAATTGCGTGTGAATGGTAAGCCAGTAAATCCCGCGCCTTACCTGCAGTAG